DNA sequence from the Colletotrichum destructivum chromosome 9, complete sequence genome:
GGCATCCCAAACCCTTGCAGTGCTGTTCTTTTTGTCCAAGCAGTACGCCACAAAGGCGTCCCTGACAGACCGCCGTTGTTCGTTGCTGTGCTGGAATACATTGAGTGACAGTGTGTCCATGACCTCAAACTGCTGGTCGTTCTTGAGAAAAACGGTGCACAACGCGACCACTGTCTCTGGGTCCAGCGTCGCGACACGTTCCTCCAGGATATCCAGCATCTCGCGTATCGCCTTGAAATCCAGTTTCGTTTGGTAGCACAGCGCCTGGAGATACCTGTTAACCAGGGGTAGATCATCCTCCCCGCTGACCTCTGTCTTTGGGAGCTGCATATATGCTGCCCTTGCTCCGGCCAAGTCTTTTGCCCGGATCTTGAAGTCCATCTGGAGAAGATATGTCGTCGCATCAGGCCGAATGCCGAGCTCGGTGGAGAACGAAACGAGTCTGTCCGCCAGGTACGGATCGTTCTTCTCAATCGCAACCTCCAGGAGACCGTTGATGGTCTCTATGTCCGGAAGGACAGAGCTGTCGTCGGGGTTATGGCGGGCAACGACATCAAACATGCCCTTGATATCATCAAGTCCCTTTCCCATGGATAGTACTGCCCACTGGTAGATGACGTCCCAGTGCCCCTTGCTCGGATtcgcgtcgacgagcttcttgaAAATTGGTGCAGTCCAGCCACGTTGGTTGGTTCGGACCGAGAAGTGTAGAATCTCTTTGAACGTTCTAGGGCTCGGTTGTTCGTGGTTCAGGGTCGGCCTCAGAAACCACTTTTTCGTTTCCAAAACGTTGTCTTTTTTTGCATAGAAGACTGTGATGACCTCATGAATGCTGGACGAAAAAGGCAGCCCAAGCTGCTCGGCTTTTGCGACAGCAGCGACCAGCTCTGCCTCGTGTCcttcctccgccagaccCTGCAGGACGTTGACCCAAAGGTTCTGCGCGTTCGATCGCGCTGCCTCTGGTAGCCGGGTCCAGTGATCTTGCAAGGCCGCGAAAGCTTCGGTTGATGCGCCGAATAACGTCAAAGCGACAAGGTACGACTCGAAATCTTCAGCAGCGCCAGGATCTGTCGGATCCAGTGCCCTTTCCGCCTTAATGACATCATACAAGAGCCTGGAGAACTCCAGATGGTCTTTGGTATCTTCTTTTGGAAGCTTCAACAGCGCCTCCCGTATAGTCGTCAAGTCGGTCAATGTCAACCCCGGCCCCGGCTCATCGTCCTTGTTCTCGACCAGATATCTCAACAGGTTTCGGCAGTGCAGCGCTTGGGTACTGTTGACTACGACGTTGTAGCGCAGCTTGTAGCCAAAAAGGTCCCGGAGCGCTTGAACCAGAtccgtcctcgtcggtgGCCGTACGCTCTCCAGAAGGTGGTTTCTCCACGTCAGGACCGCCGGCCACCCGGGCTCATACTCTGGCTTCTTGATCTGTCTCGGGGGCTTCTGCAGTATGCCGAAGAACGTCCGGCGCGGGGCTCGTCGGGATAATGATATCGTTGATGCTACCGGGAGCTGAGTACGCCGGCAGGCTGGCCGAGAGAGAATCGAGCACGCGGGAACGCATCCATTCGGAACGAGTACCCGTCGGGAGACATGGCGGGCTATTTGCGCCCTCATAGTGTGGGTTCAGTGCTTCGATCGAAGGGTTCTGCGAGATCAATTAGCTGGGGCCAATCATGGTAACAAAGCCTCAGCGCGACGAACCTGGGCATCTCCGGGCCAGTTTACTGTATGCGCGGCATGTGGTAAAGCTCAATGCCCGGCTGCCAAAGCTCTCGAAGATTTGCGATTTGGAATTTGGACATACTGGAGCTTCGGGACTGGGACAGCGCGGTAGCTGCCACCAAAATGCGACCCGCGCGTGGAGGAGTTCCCGCAGATTAGCCGAGATTAGTCATCCCCCGCATCTTGCACTGCTCAGCACCTACGCTATTAGTTGAATCAATGATGTTTTGATTCACCCAGGACCTCGCGATATTCAACATGAATAGCTGAAGTGTAAGTAGACGGAACGATTGATTCGAAACCCTTTCGGTCGTTGTTTTTTCCATCAGTCCCGATCGCCCGCCGTCGATACTCTGGTAGTCAACTCTCTGGCCATGACCCAAAATCCAAACCATCACTTCTCTCAGTTATTTATCAGAAAATGGACCAAGTCACAGTAAAACAATCCTCGTAAGGCCCCCCCCATTCTTGTTCGTTCGAAAGAAAAATTGCTGTTATTTTCTTTTGGAGATATGTACGTTAGAGAAATAACCAAATGCCCATAAGTAGGTTGCTCTGAACAGAAGCAAATGCCACAGCTCGATCCAAGCTACAGAGATGTTTGCTATGGTGCCCATCTCGCAGCCTGGATATATCGAGTCGTGAACGAGACTTCATACGCTGTCGTCGTTTTGCTTCAAGGTTGGGATGACACCACGTTACGGAACGGTCGTCAAGTTGTCATGCAACCCAAGTGAGATCTCGATTCCAAGCGGGAATAATTCAGACGACCCGGAGTGTTTCCTCCTGAACCGCGAAAAGGAACCACTATGCTTGACCGTAGTTCCATGCGAGATCGGTCGATGGCCAGAAGAGGCAATTTGATGTCAAATGATCTTTTCCAGCACGCTTATCACTTATAAATGTTGTCGTTTAGTAAGAAAGAGAGATCTCCCTCGGCATCAGCCTTGAGTTGCATGAAGCAAGAACACGCTCAGACCTACCATGGAGCGATGAAGTAAGTCAGTGCGCCCCCAGAAATCGCCAAGATGGCATGAAAGTGAATCATTCGAGGCTATAATGAGTAAGAAAACCTGCTTCAAGCCCCGCCTCTTTCGGCTTCTCATTAGATGCAGCTTGCACCGGATCTCAAGGCTTGTATCGCGACTTGCCTTGAGTAGCAACCATTTACAACAAGAGCGAGCAAATCTTCCGAGATGCTGTGTCTAGGTGAGCACCGTCGTCCAAGTCTTCCATTACCTGCTTACCTACTTCGAGCAGTTCTCCTCTGAAAGTCGGCAAACAGATGAGCAGTTACTGTTTCGTTACCGAGCACGATCCAGCGCAGTCCGCAGGAAGCCGACAAGCTGCCAGTCAGCACCTCGGCCACCAGCATTTAGGGGCGACAGCTCTCGTTAGCCAGATACCTGGCTATACGAGTCTCTCCCTAGCTACATGCCCGGGCACAATCCCAATCACGACGCTATTATGAAGTCACAGCCAAAGacacaacagcaacaacaacagcaggCAAAGAAGAAACTCGGAAGCCGGAACCCCCAGTGCTACttctgctgttgctgctgttgtggGCTCGTCCTTACCTTGGTCGTGCTAACATGCGGCTTCTTATCTTTCATGTTCACCATCCTCCCATTGCCGGATACTGTAACTCCGGCATTGTAGGACACGACTGAGGAAACACCCTCCGGCTTGTTGCTtacttctttttctctcccttcccccttttttaccctttttctttcttggtCTATCATGACCGCACCTTCACATCGTGGCCCCATGAGATGACGTCGGCTCTTCGAAGGCTACCAC
Encoded proteins:
- a CDS encoding Putative tetratricopeptide-like helical domain superfamily, encoding MRAQIARHVSRRVLVPNGCVPACSILSRPACRRTQLPVASTISLSRRAPRRTFFGILQKPPRQIKKPEYEPGWPAVLTWRNHLLESVRPPTRTDLVQALRDLFGYKLRYNVVVNSTQALHCRNLLRYLVENKDDEPGPGLTLTDLTTIREALLKLPKEDTKDHLEFSRLLYDVIKAERALDPTDPGAAEDFESYLVALTLFGASTEAFAALQDHWTRLPEAARSNAQNLWVNVLQGLAEEGHEAELVAAVAKAEQLGLPFSSSIHEVITVFYAKKDNVLETKKWFLRPTLNHEQPSPRTFKEILHFSVRTNQRGWTAPIFKKLVDANPSKGHWDVIYQWAVLSMGKGLDDIKGMFDVVARHNPDDSSVLPDIETINGLLEVAIEKNDPYLADRLVSFSTELGIRPDATTYLLQMDFKIRAKDLAGARAAYMQLPKTEVSGEDDLPLVNRYLQALCYQTKLDFKAIREMLDILEERVATLDPETVVALCTVFLKNDQQFEVMDTLSLNVFQHSNEQRRSVRDAFVAYCLDKKNSTARVWDAYSILRQYFQETSVESRVQLMNAFFDRNRPDMAIHVFGHMRQHVNPTFHPTSDVYVQCLEGMGRCPDLDSLGLVHNMLKMDTKIQPSTKMFNALMIAYGACQKPSLGLEFWQDIVRSAEGPSYNSLEIVFFLCEIKAFGDQIARDIWNKIEKMEIDVPPAVFAAYCGGLAGNGNLQEVQSTIRTMKRAVGYGPDAMTLGIPFNALPGQGLQREFEAWAKKQFPEEWAEVEKFRYYYTAEKLKRFKLQRVLKA